The following are encoded in a window of Gossypium raimondii isolate GPD5lz chromosome 13, ASM2569854v1, whole genome shotgun sequence genomic DNA:
- the LOC105782470 gene encoding membrane-bound O-acyltransferase gup1 isoform X2: MNTSKNNSKSKFKQKQNKVELLLLILYVIGFYIFCIHRSLQLSRDHFSKLRGLHIGWLFSPPRLNDASDDQWRNFRTNLPILSLVFGIFTLLANIFRKLFHLRARGMSFFWLFLSLIYLSYLHGACILFIFLIASSNFLLVKIFARAKYFTFLLWIFNLGFLFCNRIYQGYSFSIFGEYWEYLDNFRGTFRWHICFNLVVLRMISFGYDYHWAHQESRFDQEKHIQRCHVCKSGKNCYQILQERNAHINDYSFTTYLSYLVFAPLYIAGPIISFNSFASQLDVPQNHYSIKEVIWYGLRWVFGLCLMELMTHLFYFNAFATSASWKMLSPMDIFIIGYGVINFMWLKFFLIWRFFRFCSLIAGIEAPENMPKCVNNCHDLESFWKSWHASFNKWIVRYMYIPLGGSQRKLLNIWVIFTFVAVWHDLEWKLLSWAWLTCLFFVPELLVKSATNAFQAKGALDGFIFRELRAAGGTITITCLMVANLVGYVIGPSGFSWLISQFLSKEGLNVFGFMLLTFYVGTKLMFHISDAKQSMQ, from the exons ATGAATACGAGCAAAAATAATAGTAAGAGTAAATTCAAGCAGAAGCAAAACAAAGTTGAGCTGCTTCTTCTAATACTTTATGTAATTGGCTTCTACATCTTTTGCATCCACCGCTCTCTTCAGCTTTCTCGGG ATCATTTCTCCAAACTCCGTGGCTTGCATATCGGATGGCTTTTCTCTCCTCCTCGCCTCAAT GATGCTTCTGATGACCAATGGAGAAATTTCCGAACAAACTTACCCATTCTTAGCCTTGTTTTTGGAATATTTACCTTGCTTGCTAATATCTTCAGGAAATTATTCCATTTGAGAGCCAGAGGGATGTCCTTTTTTTggcttttcctttctctcattTACCTTTCTTATCTTCACGGAGCTTG CatcctttttatctttttaattgctTCATCAAACTTTCTCCTAGTAAAG ATATTTGCACGTGCAAAGTACTTCACGTTTCTACTTTGGATTTTCAACCtaggttttcttttttgcaaCCGTATTTATCAAGGATACTCATTCTCTATATTTGG GGAATACTGGGAGTATTTGGACAATTTTCGAGGCACATTTAGATGGCACATTTGCTTTAACTTAG TTGTTTTGCGCATGATAAGCTTTGGCTATGATTACCATTGGGCCCATCAAGAATCTCGTTTTGATCAAGAG AAGCATATCCAAAGATGCCATGTTTGTAAATCAGGAAAAAACTGTTATCAAATTCTACAG GAGAGAAATGCCCATATCAATGATTATTCCTTTACAACATACCTCAGTTATCTGGTGTTTGCACCGCTTTACATTGCAGGGCCAATCATAAGTTTTAATTCATTTGCCTCCCAG CTAGATGTGCCACAAAATCATTACTCAATCAAAGAGGTGATTTGGTATGGGTTACGCTGGGTATTTGGTCTGTGTCTCATGGAACTAATGACTCatctgttttattttaatgcCTTTGCTACTAG TGCTTCATGGAAAATGTTATCTCCTATGGACATATTCATCATTGGATATGGG GTCATAAATTTCATGTGGTTAAAGTTTTTCCTTATCTGGCGCTTTTTTCGGTTTTGTTCCCTG ATAGCTGGAATTGAGGCCCCTGAAAACATGCCAAAGTGTGTCAATAATTGTCATGACTTGGAAAGTTTTTGGAAAAGTTGGCATGCATCCTTCAACAAGTGGATTGTGAG GTACATGTATATTCCTCTTGGCGGATCTCAAAGAAAGCTACTCAACATATGGGTTATATTCACATTTGTTGCTGTATGGCATGATTTAGAATG GAAACTTCTTTCATGGGCATGGCTCACATGTTTATTCTTTGTTCCTGAATTGTTGGTGAAGTCAGCAACAAATGCATTCCAG gCCAAGGGTGCTTTGGACGGATTTATTTTTCGCGAACTTAGAGCAGCTGGTGGTACCATCACAATCACATGTCTCATG GTTGCTAACCTTGTTGGCTATGTTATTGGTCCGTCAGGCTTTAGTTGGTTGATTTCTCAGTTCCTAAGCAAAGAAG GACTTAATGTCTTTGGTTTTATGCTGCTGACATTTTATGTGGGAACTAAG CTTATGTTTCATATAAGTGATGCCAAGCAAAGTATGCAATGA
- the LOC105782469 gene encoding histone-lysine N-methyltransferase, H3 lysine-9 specific SUVH1 isoform X2, translated as MPIRSFRAEPPPASNGENVQSSNKRKSVGPSSVKKKVKRSNDSELALAALTNFKPGISAAEKDDGNRELVENVLMRFEALRRKLSQMEDAKESHSDIFKRANLKAGNIMFTKGVRTNGKKRIGVVPGVEIGDIFFFRMELILIGLHSQSMAGIDFMPMKADIEGERVAISIVSSGGYEDNAEDPDVLVYTGQGGNASADKEASDQKLVRGNLALERSLHRANEVRVIRGFKDATHQTSKVYVYDGLYKVQESWMEKGKTGCNMFKYKLVRLPGQTGAFSTWKSIRKWKEDPSSRDGLILPDLTSGAESIPVSLVNEVDDEKGPAYFTYVSTVKYPKSFKLVQPSYGCNCRDACQAGNSNCSCIQKNGGDFPYITTGILACRMPMIFECGSSCPCFRNCKNRVLQTGFKVHFEVFKTRDKGWGLRSWDPIRAGTFICEYAGEVIEKIKEKADGDDGENNDYVFNTNRVYESFKWNHETESAEERSDTSEKFDIPSPLIISSKNSGNIARFMNHSCSPNVFWQPIMYENNNEAFLHIAFFAKKHIPPMTELTYDYGIPRSDETESNNMEHGKKKCLCGSPKCRGYFY; from the coding sequence ATGCCGATTCGTTCGTTTAGAGCCGAACCACCACCAGCTTCTAATGGTGAAAATGTGCAAAGCAGTAATAAACGCAAATCTGTTGGCCCGAGTTCCGTCAAAAAGAAAGTGAAGAGAAGCAACGATTCGGAGCTTGCACTGGCTGCACTTACTAATTTTAAACCTGGAATCAGTGCAGCTGAAAAAGATGATGGTAACCGGGAACTTGTTGAAAATGTGCTTATGAGGTTCGAAGCACTTAGGAGAAAGCTTAGCCAAATGGAAGATGCAAAGGAATCACATTCTGATATTTTCAAGCGCGCTAACTTAAAAGCTGGCAACATTATGTTCACGAAAGGGGTACGGACTAATGGAAAGAAGCGAATTGGGGTTGTTCCTGGTGTTGAAATCGgtgacattttcttcttccGAATGGAGTTGATTTTAATCGGGTTGCATTCTCAATCCATGGCTGGAATTGACTTCATGCCTATGAAGGCTGATATTGAGGGAGAGCGAGTGGCTATAAGCATTGTTTCGTCTGGAGGGTATGAAGACAATGCTGAAGATCCTGATGTTTTGGTATACACCGGTCAAGGTGGGAATGCTAGTGCCGATAAAGAAGCATCCGATCAGAAGCTTGTGAGGGGCAATCTTGCTTTGGAAAGGAGCTTGCACCGAGCCAATGAAGTAAGAGTTATTCGGGGTTTCAAGGATGCTACTCACCAAACTTCTAAGGTTTATGTATACGACGGGCTATACAAGGTCCAAGAGTCGTGGATGGAGAAAGGGAAAACGGGTTGTAACATGTTCAAGTATAAATTAGTAAGGCTTCCCGGGCAAACGGGTGCATTTTCGACATGGAAATCCATTCGGAAATGGAAAGAAGATCCGTCTTCAAGAGATGGACTTATTCTTCCAGACCTCACTTCAGGTGCTGAAAGCATACCTGTTTCACTTGTAAATGAGGTCGATGATGAAAAGGGTCCTGCTTATTTCACATATGTCTCGACTGTTAAATATCCAAAATCGTTCAAATTAGTACAACCTTCATACGGATGCAATTGCCGTGATGCATGTCAAGCAGGAAATTCAAACTGTTCCTGCATTCAAAAAAACGGAGGCGATTTCCCTTACATTACCACTGGGATTCTAGCTTGTCGAATGCCTATGATATTTGAATGTGGTTCCTCATGCCCTTGTTTTCGTAACTGCAAAAACCGGGTTTTACAAACTGGTTTTAAAGTTCACTTTGAAGTTTTTAAGACACGAGACAAGGGTTGGGGTCTACGGTCATGGGACCCTATTCGTGCAGGTACGTTTATTTGTGAATACGCAGGTGAagttattgaaaaaattaaggaaaaagcaGACGGGGACGATGGTGAAAACAATGATTACGTTTTCAATACGAATCGAGTGTATGAATCCTTCAAATGGAATCATGAAACTGAGTCAGCAGAGGAAAGATCTGACACTAGTGAAAAGTTCGATATTCCGTCTCCTCTAATCATAAGTTCGAAGAACAGTGGAAACATAGCTCGATTTATGAATCATAGTTGCTCCCCGAATGTTTTTTGGCAACCGATAATGTATGAAAATAACAATGAAGCTTTTCTCCATATTGCTTTCTTTGCTAAGAAACACATTCCTCCGATGACCGAGTTGACATACGATTACGGTATTCCACGGTCGGATGAGACCGAAAGTAACAACATGGAACACGGAAAAAAGAAGTGCTTATGTGGATCGCCGAAATGCAGAGGTTACTTTTATTGA
- the LOC105782469 gene encoding histone-lysine N-methyltransferase, H3 lysine-9 specific SUVH1 isoform X1 — protein MEGGVAGNSVPPNSFDKSKVLDVKPLRSLLPVFPEAPNGPPFVCAPPNGPFPTGFSPFFPFSGPQGSPLTPGLNQNLFNSTAMPIRSFRAEPPPASNGENVQSSNKRKSVGPSSVKKKVKRSNDSELALAALTNFKPGISAAEKDDGNRELVENVLMRFEALRRKLSQMEDAKESHSDIFKRANLKAGNIMFTKGVRTNGKKRIGVVPGVEIGDIFFFRMELILIGLHSQSMAGIDFMPMKADIEGERVAISIVSSGGYEDNAEDPDVLVYTGQGGNASADKEASDQKLVRGNLALERSLHRANEVRVIRGFKDATHQTSKVYVYDGLYKVQESWMEKGKTGCNMFKYKLVRLPGQTGAFSTWKSIRKWKEDPSSRDGLILPDLTSGAESIPVSLVNEVDDEKGPAYFTYVSTVKYPKSFKLVQPSYGCNCRDACQAGNSNCSCIQKNGGDFPYITTGILACRMPMIFECGSSCPCFRNCKNRVLQTGFKVHFEVFKTRDKGWGLRSWDPIRAGTFICEYAGEVIEKIKEKADGDDGENNDYVFNTNRVYESFKWNHETESAEERSDTSEKFDIPSPLIISSKNSGNIARFMNHSCSPNVFWQPIMYENNNEAFLHIAFFAKKHIPPMTELTYDYGIPRSDETESNNMEHGKKKCLCGSPKCRGYFY, from the coding sequence atgGAAGGAGGGGTAGCCGGAAACAGTGTACCGCCGAATTCATTTGATAAATCTAAAGTTTTGGATGTAAAACCACTACGTTCTTTGCTTCCGGTATTCCCGGAGGCACCGAATGGTCCGCCTTTTGTATGTGCACCTCCTAATGGTCCTTTCCCGACTGGGTTTTCACCGTTTTTTCCATTTAGTGGACCACAAGGATCACCGTTGACGCCTGGTCTTAACCAAAATCTCTTCAATTCAACTGCTATGCCGATTCGTTCGTTTAGAGCCGAACCACCACCAGCTTCTAATGGTGAAAATGTGCAAAGCAGTAATAAACGCAAATCTGTTGGCCCGAGTTCCGTCAAAAAGAAAGTGAAGAGAAGCAACGATTCGGAGCTTGCACTGGCTGCACTTACTAATTTTAAACCTGGAATCAGTGCAGCTGAAAAAGATGATGGTAACCGGGAACTTGTTGAAAATGTGCTTATGAGGTTCGAAGCACTTAGGAGAAAGCTTAGCCAAATGGAAGATGCAAAGGAATCACATTCTGATATTTTCAAGCGCGCTAACTTAAAAGCTGGCAACATTATGTTCACGAAAGGGGTACGGACTAATGGAAAGAAGCGAATTGGGGTTGTTCCTGGTGTTGAAATCGgtgacattttcttcttccGAATGGAGTTGATTTTAATCGGGTTGCATTCTCAATCCATGGCTGGAATTGACTTCATGCCTATGAAGGCTGATATTGAGGGAGAGCGAGTGGCTATAAGCATTGTTTCGTCTGGAGGGTATGAAGACAATGCTGAAGATCCTGATGTTTTGGTATACACCGGTCAAGGTGGGAATGCTAGTGCCGATAAAGAAGCATCCGATCAGAAGCTTGTGAGGGGCAATCTTGCTTTGGAAAGGAGCTTGCACCGAGCCAATGAAGTAAGAGTTATTCGGGGTTTCAAGGATGCTACTCACCAAACTTCTAAGGTTTATGTATACGACGGGCTATACAAGGTCCAAGAGTCGTGGATGGAGAAAGGGAAAACGGGTTGTAACATGTTCAAGTATAAATTAGTAAGGCTTCCCGGGCAAACGGGTGCATTTTCGACATGGAAATCCATTCGGAAATGGAAAGAAGATCCGTCTTCAAGAGATGGACTTATTCTTCCAGACCTCACTTCAGGTGCTGAAAGCATACCTGTTTCACTTGTAAATGAGGTCGATGATGAAAAGGGTCCTGCTTATTTCACATATGTCTCGACTGTTAAATATCCAAAATCGTTCAAATTAGTACAACCTTCATACGGATGCAATTGCCGTGATGCATGTCAAGCAGGAAATTCAAACTGTTCCTGCATTCAAAAAAACGGAGGCGATTTCCCTTACATTACCACTGGGATTCTAGCTTGTCGAATGCCTATGATATTTGAATGTGGTTCCTCATGCCCTTGTTTTCGTAACTGCAAAAACCGGGTTTTACAAACTGGTTTTAAAGTTCACTTTGAAGTTTTTAAGACACGAGACAAGGGTTGGGGTCTACGGTCATGGGACCCTATTCGTGCAGGTACGTTTATTTGTGAATACGCAGGTGAagttattgaaaaaattaaggaaaaagcaGACGGGGACGATGGTGAAAACAATGATTACGTTTTCAATACGAATCGAGTGTATGAATCCTTCAAATGGAATCATGAAACTGAGTCAGCAGAGGAAAGATCTGACACTAGTGAAAAGTTCGATATTCCGTCTCCTCTAATCATAAGTTCGAAGAACAGTGGAAACATAGCTCGATTTATGAATCATAGTTGCTCCCCGAATGTTTTTTGGCAACCGATAATGTATGAAAATAACAATGAAGCTTTTCTCCATATTGCTTTCTTTGCTAAGAAACACATTCCTCCGATGACCGAGTTGACATACGATTACGGTATTCCACGGTCGGATGAGACCGAAAGTAACAACATGGAACACGGAAAAAAGAAGTGCTTATGTGGATCGCCGAAATGCAGAGGTTACTTTTATTGA
- the LOC105782470 gene encoding membrane-bound O-acyltransferase gup1 isoform X1: MNTSKNNSKSKFKQKQNKVELLLLILYVIGFYIFCIHRSLQLSRDHFSKLRGLHIGWLFSPPRLNDASDDQWRNFRTNLPILSLVFGIFTLLANIFRKLFHLRARGMSFFWLFLSLIYLSYLHGACILFIFLIASSNFLLVKIFARAKYFTFLLWIFNLGFLFCNRIYQGYSFSIFGREYWEYLDNFRGTFRWHICFNLVVLRMISFGYDYHWAHQESRFDQEKHIQRCHVCKSGKNCYQILQERNAHINDYSFTTYLSYLVFAPLYIAGPIISFNSFASQLDVPQNHYSIKEVIWYGLRWVFGLCLMELMTHLFYFNAFATSASWKMLSPMDIFIIGYGVINFMWLKFFLIWRFFRFCSLIAGIEAPENMPKCVNNCHDLESFWKSWHASFNKWIVRYMYIPLGGSQRKLLNIWVIFTFVAVWHDLEWKLLSWAWLTCLFFVPELLVKSATNAFQAKGALDGFIFRELRAAGGTITITCLMVANLVGYVIGPSGFSWLISQFLSKEGLNVFGFMLLTFYVGTKLMFHISDAKQSMQ, from the exons ATGAATACGAGCAAAAATAATAGTAAGAGTAAATTCAAGCAGAAGCAAAACAAAGTTGAGCTGCTTCTTCTAATACTTTATGTAATTGGCTTCTACATCTTTTGCATCCACCGCTCTCTTCAGCTTTCTCGGG ATCATTTCTCCAAACTCCGTGGCTTGCATATCGGATGGCTTTTCTCTCCTCCTCGCCTCAAT GATGCTTCTGATGACCAATGGAGAAATTTCCGAACAAACTTACCCATTCTTAGCCTTGTTTTTGGAATATTTACCTTGCTTGCTAATATCTTCAGGAAATTATTCCATTTGAGAGCCAGAGGGATGTCCTTTTTTTggcttttcctttctctcattTACCTTTCTTATCTTCACGGAGCTTG CatcctttttatctttttaattgctTCATCAAACTTTCTCCTAGTAAAG ATATTTGCACGTGCAAAGTACTTCACGTTTCTACTTTGGATTTTCAACCtaggttttcttttttgcaaCCGTATTTATCAAGGATACTCATTCTCTATATTTGG CAGGGAATACTGGGAGTATTTGGACAATTTTCGAGGCACATTTAGATGGCACATTTGCTTTAACTTAG TTGTTTTGCGCATGATAAGCTTTGGCTATGATTACCATTGGGCCCATCAAGAATCTCGTTTTGATCAAGAG AAGCATATCCAAAGATGCCATGTTTGTAAATCAGGAAAAAACTGTTATCAAATTCTACAG GAGAGAAATGCCCATATCAATGATTATTCCTTTACAACATACCTCAGTTATCTGGTGTTTGCACCGCTTTACATTGCAGGGCCAATCATAAGTTTTAATTCATTTGCCTCCCAG CTAGATGTGCCACAAAATCATTACTCAATCAAAGAGGTGATTTGGTATGGGTTACGCTGGGTATTTGGTCTGTGTCTCATGGAACTAATGACTCatctgttttattttaatgcCTTTGCTACTAG TGCTTCATGGAAAATGTTATCTCCTATGGACATATTCATCATTGGATATGGG GTCATAAATTTCATGTGGTTAAAGTTTTTCCTTATCTGGCGCTTTTTTCGGTTTTGTTCCCTG ATAGCTGGAATTGAGGCCCCTGAAAACATGCCAAAGTGTGTCAATAATTGTCATGACTTGGAAAGTTTTTGGAAAAGTTGGCATGCATCCTTCAACAAGTGGATTGTGAG GTACATGTATATTCCTCTTGGCGGATCTCAAAGAAAGCTACTCAACATATGGGTTATATTCACATTTGTTGCTGTATGGCATGATTTAGAATG GAAACTTCTTTCATGGGCATGGCTCACATGTTTATTCTTTGTTCCTGAATTGTTGGTGAAGTCAGCAACAAATGCATTCCAG gCCAAGGGTGCTTTGGACGGATTTATTTTTCGCGAACTTAGAGCAGCTGGTGGTACCATCACAATCACATGTCTCATG GTTGCTAACCTTGTTGGCTATGTTATTGGTCCGTCAGGCTTTAGTTGGTTGATTTCTCAGTTCCTAAGCAAAGAAG GACTTAATGTCTTTGGTTTTATGCTGCTGACATTTTATGTGGGAACTAAG CTTATGTTTCATATAAGTGATGCCAAGCAAAGTATGCAATGA
- the LOC105784006 gene encoding nascent polypeptide-associated complex subunit alpha-like protein 1, whose amino-acid sequence MAAQTDKEIEEILAAHLEQQKVDSEQTVVEVDVDEDDDEDEDDDKDEDDAEGHHDGEGAGRSKQSRSEKKSRKAMLKLGMKPILGVSRVTIKKSKNILFIISKPDVFKSPTSDTYVIFGEAKIEDLSSQLQTQAAEQFKAPDLSHVISKPEPEPSTSAQDDEEVDETGVEPKDIELVMTQAGVSRSKAVKALKAADGDIVAAIMELTT is encoded by the exons ATGGCTGCCCAGACCGACAAAGAAATCGAAGAGATCCTCGCCGCTCATCTCGAACAACAAAAAGTCGAT TCGGAACAAACTGTAGTTGAAGTTGACGTTGATGAAGACGACGATGAAGATGAGGACGATGACAAGGATGAAGATGATGCCGAAG GACACCATGATGGAGAAGGAGCAGGTAGGTCAAAACAAAGCAGAAGCGAAAAGAAAAGTCGCAAAGCAATGTTGAAACTTGGGATGAAACCAATTCTGGGTGTTAGCCGAGTCACCATCAAGAAGAGCAAGAAT atattatttatcatttcaaaacCGGATGTCTTCAAGAGCCCCACATCAGATACCTATGTTATTTTTGGAGAAGCTAAGATCGAGGACTTGAGCTCGCAATTGCAGACTCAGGCTGCTGAGCAATTTAAGGCTCCTGATCTCAGTCACGTAATCTCCAAACCTGAACCCGAGCCATCAACATCGGCTCAGGACGATGAAGAAGTAGATGAGACTGGAGTCGAACCAAAGGACATTGAGTTGGTAATGACACAAGCAGGAGTCTCGAGGTCAAAAGCTGTCAAGGCACTCAAAGCTGCAGATGGGGATATTGTTGCTGCTATAATGGAGCTAACAACCTAA